In Nocardioides sp. WS12, the DNA window GTCTCGAAACCGCGCGGGAGAGCGGCGAGGACGGCAAGCCGCTGCCGGCGTACGTCGTCTTCACCAACGCAACGCTCGAACTGATCGCCGAGCACAAGCCCGCCACCTTGAAGGCACTCGGTGCCATCAGCGGGGTCGGCGAAACGAAGATTGAGCGGTACGGCGAGGCCGTTCTCGCGGTTGTTTCAGAAAATCGTTGAAAAAACCCGATAAATGATTTGCGCGGCCTGATACGCGGCCATTACGGTCGTCAGACAACATCCGTTGCGCATCAGAGCCCTGGCACGGCTTGCGCTCTCAAGGCACCGAAGGAGGTGGCGAAACCATGAAGAACATGACGATCATTCCGATCCCGATGGCGACCTGGCAGCTCACGCTGTCCGCTCTCGAATGCGCCACCTCTGCTCCGACGGCTCCGAACGCTGCTTTTGCTCCGTTCAGCGCCGCCGTTGACGCCGTGGCCACTGACATCAAGGCCGTTCCGGCCGTCAAGCGAGAGCGCGCCCTCACCGGCACGGGACACCGCGGCTTCAACGCCGTGTACGTCTCTGGTTTCCACGCCTGGAGCCCACCTGTCTGATCTGAGCATCAGCTAGGCAGCCTCCAGGCCGCGGAACCCGAAAGACCGGGATCCGCGGCCTTCGTGCTTCTCAGACCGAGAACGCGGAGTCGCAGATCCCCTCAAGGAAATCGACCAACGCGATCAGGTCATTGAAGAGGAGGTGAAAGCAGATGACGACCAGTGTTCTCGAGCCGACGCTGGACGAGCTGCTGCCGTGCCGGCTGAACGATGCGGAGTTGTGGTTCGCCGAGTCACCGTCGGACGTCGAGTCCGCCAAGGCGCTGTGCCTGGACTGCCCTGTCCAGCAGCTGTGCCTGTCCGGCGCCCAGGAGCGGCGTGAGCCGTGGGGCGTCTGGGGCGGCGAGTTGTTCCTCGCCGGCGTGGTGATCCCACGCAAGCGTCCCCGGGGACGTCCGCGCAAGGACGCCGCGGCGTAGTCCGCACCCGCAGTACCGACACCAACCACAGACCACTCAGAACGGAAGTACCACCATGTTTC includes these proteins:
- a CDS encoding WhiB family transcriptional regulator, which translates into the protein MTTSVLEPTLDELLPCRLNDAELWFAESPSDVESAKALCLDCPVQQLCLSGAQERREPWGVWGGELFLAGVVIPRKRPRGRPRKDAAA